A region of Photobacterium sanguinicancri DNA encodes the following proteins:
- a CDS encoding flagellar hook-basal body complex protein FliE, with protein sequence MQNNVLAMQQPLSQIAEVQAQIQSFDAIQIAPNPITTPQTQAVDFTSVITETLNNVDQQSRDASAKMTAVDTGQSDDLVGAMVASQKASLAFSAMVQVRNKLLTAYDDVMKMPV encoded by the coding sequence ATGCAAAATAACGTGTTAGCCATGCAGCAGCCTTTAAGTCAAATTGCTGAAGTTCAGGCACAAATCCAGTCATTTGATGCGATCCAAATTGCGCCAAATCCGATCACTACACCGCAAACACAAGCGGTAGATTTTACCAGTGTGATCACTGAAACCTTGAATAACGTCGATCAACAAAGTCGTGATGCATCTGCAAAGATGACAGCAGTCGATACTGGTCAGAGTGATGACTTGGTTGGCGCGATGGTTGCTAGCCAAAAAGCGAGTCTTGCGTTCTCTGCTATGGTGCAGGTGCGCAATAAGCTCCTGACTGCGTACGATGATGTTATGAAAATGCCTGTGTAG
- the fliN gene encoding flagellar motor switch protein FliN gives MSEQVSDLNIDLDDLDLGSLGQDPMPAAMNTPTQDMSFIRNIPVNLTLEVASTELMVGDLMNVGLGTVIELDKLSGEAMDVKVNGTLLGHAEVVIVNNKYGLRLVDVVDDNDMLKGLTK, from the coding sequence ATGTCTGAACAAGTCTCTGATTTAAATATCGATCTTGATGACCTTGATCTTGGCAGCTTAGGGCAAGACCCAATGCCCGCTGCGATGAATACTCCAACGCAAGATATGAGCTTCATTCGAAATATTCCAGTCAATCTGACACTGGAAGTGGCGAGCACTGAACTGATGGTCGGTGACTTAATGAATGTCGGTTTAGGCACTGTAATTGAGCTTGATAAGCTTAGCGGTGAAGCGATGGATGTGAAAGTCAACGGTACTCTACTTGGCCATGCTGAAGTGGTTATTGTGAACAACAAATACGGCCTACGTTTAGTCGATGTGGTTGATGACAATGACATGCTAAAAGGGCTTACCAAGTAA
- the fliP gene encoding flagellar type III secretion system pore protein FliP (The bacterial flagellar biogenesis protein FliP forms a type III secretion system (T3SS)-type pore required for flagellar assembly.): protein MRYLALMGLWLFACTPAWAQDLSLLTINGPAGQEEYSVKLQVFLLMTALAFLPAMLLMVTSFTRIIIVLGILRQAMGLQQSPPNRILVGIAMTMTLFIMRPVLYDIYDNAVIPYQENQMTLQDAAQTAAKPLRQFMLQQTRETDLEQILRIANEPAPDNLDDLDFLIVMPAFVLSELKTAFQIGFMLFIPFLIIDIVVASVLMAMGMMMLSPLIISLPFKLMIFVMVDGWSMTVGTLSASFG from the coding sequence ATGCGCTATCTGGCTTTAATGGGCTTATGGCTCTTTGCTTGTACGCCTGCATGGGCACAAGATTTGTCATTACTGACCATTAACGGCCCTGCAGGGCAAGAGGAATACAGCGTAAAGCTACAAGTCTTCTTGCTCATGACAGCACTGGCTTTTTTACCCGCCATGTTGCTGATGGTAACCAGCTTTACCCGCATTATTATTGTGCTCGGTATTTTACGCCAGGCCATGGGTTTACAACAAAGTCCACCCAATCGTATTTTAGTCGGTATCGCGATGACAATGACCTTATTTATCATGCGTCCCGTGCTTTACGACATCTATGATAATGCGGTCATTCCTTATCAAGAAAACCAAATGACGTTGCAAGATGCGGCACAAACAGCGGCAAAGCCACTACGCCAGTTTATGTTGCAGCAAACACGTGAAACCGACTTAGAACAAATTCTGCGTATAGCCAACGAGCCCGCACCTGACAATCTCGATGACCTCGATTTTCTGATAGTCATGCCCGCATTCGTCCTTAGTGAGCTTAAAACCGCGTTTCAAATCGGCTTTATGTTATTCATCCCCTTTTTGATTATCGACATCGTTGTCGCCAGTGTATTGATGGCGATGGGTATGATGATGCTATCGCCACTGATCATTTCCTTACCATTCAAGCTAATGATTTTTGTCATGGTCGATGGCTGGTCAATGACGGTTGGAACATTAAGTGCCAGCTTTGGCTAA
- a CDS encoding flagellar motor switch protein FliM codes for MTKKSKIISNTDQVEVRDFDLASPEHRIGALQAIIDNVCKQFERTARQSYHHLLRHPVSFSLEQQDTLKLQDYLQQMPKPSLYREFIVSPHDLHGTIAIDGELLFFMVDLFFGGLGSNKRKRTEMSDTELRLVERFFCVALEHFSNGWHSITNWQSELTEKNTLRLGNMMQTNQLYQVCHFTMEVAGHKGWLAISLPFAGLDFLRDQQKPIDIDTDPELQARIQNKICQAPMHLTTTLAERRLPLGNVMDLKAGDVIPIELPNEVTVKAGNTALFTARVAENNASLVLQVQSVIKQNRN; via the coding sequence ATGACTAAAAAGAGTAAAATCATATCCAATACTGATCAGGTCGAAGTTCGCGATTTTGATCTTGCTAGCCCAGAACATCGTATCGGTGCGCTCCAAGCGATCATCGATAATGTCTGCAAACAATTTGAACGAACGGCTCGGCAGTCATACCATCATCTACTTCGCCACCCTGTATCGTTCAGCCTTGAACAGCAAGATACGCTGAAACTTCAAGATTACTTACAGCAAATGCCAAAGCCGTCACTGTATCGTGAGTTTATTGTGTCACCACATGACTTACACGGCACCATTGCGATTGATGGCGAACTGCTTTTCTTTATGGTCGATCTGTTCTTTGGTGGTCTCGGCAGTAATAAACGAAAACGTACTGAGATGAGTGATACGGAACTTCGCTTAGTCGAACGCTTTTTTTGTGTCGCCCTTGAGCATTTCTCCAACGGCTGGCACAGCATCACTAATTGGCAAAGCGAGCTAACCGAGAAGAATACACTGCGCCTCGGCAACATGATGCAAACCAATCAACTCTATCAAGTCTGTCACTTCACAATGGAAGTCGCCGGGCATAAGGGCTGGCTGGCCATCTCGCTACCTTTTGCCGGGTTGGACTTTTTACGTGACCAGCAAAAACCGATAGATATTGATACCGACCCTGAATTACAGGCCCGAATTCAAAATAAAATCTGTCAGGCGCCAATGCACCTAACAACAACATTAGCTGAGCGCCGTTTGCCTTTAGGTAACGTGATGGATCTAAAAGCTGGTGATGTTATTCCGATTGAGTTACCAAATGAAGTTACGGTTAAGGCGGGGAATACAGCCCTGTTTACTGCGCGCGTTGCGGAAAACAATGCCAGCCTAGTTCTTCAAGTCCAAAGCGTGATTAAGCAAAATAGGAATTAA
- the fliR gene encoding flagellar biosynthetic protein FliR, with protein sequence MELSAAQFTALIGQVWWPFFRISAALMLMPIFGGSQIPVQVRIALSLIISVLAAPLMPTMPAVDPLSVEALILAGQQVIIGAMLALLLDLLFAIFTTMGQILSMQMGLGMAMMNDPINGVSIPALGKYYQLYALMLFLALDGHLVALDVMVQSFNIWPVGEMMSQMALHTIIMRFGWMMAAALLLSLPAVCAMLLVNGSFGMMNRAAPQLNVFALGFPMTMLLGLICLLITTSGIPENFTRLSSETLSLMLTLEEAHP encoded by the coding sequence ATGGAGTTATCCGCAGCGCAATTCACCGCATTAATCGGGCAGGTATGGTGGCCGTTCTTTCGTATTAGTGCCGCATTAATGCTAATGCCTATCTTTGGTGGTAGCCAAATTCCGGTACAGGTCCGCATTGCCTTATCGCTCATTATTAGCGTGCTTGCCGCTCCGTTAATGCCGACAATGCCTGCGGTTGATCCCCTTTCTGTTGAAGCGCTAATTCTCGCGGGACAACAAGTGATCATCGGCGCTATGCTCGCCTTATTGCTCGATTTACTCTTTGCCATTTTCACTACGATGGGGCAGATCTTATCGATGCAAATGGGCCTAGGGATGGCGATGATGAATGACCCGATTAATGGGGTCAGTATTCCTGCGTTAGGTAAGTATTATCAACTCTATGCTTTAATGCTTTTTCTGGCGCTAGATGGCCATTTAGTCGCGTTAGATGTAATGGTACAAAGCTTCAACATTTGGCCCGTCGGCGAGATGATGAGCCAAATGGCACTGCATACTATCATCATGCGATTTGGCTGGATGATGGCCGCCGCTTTGCTGCTCTCGTTACCCGCTGTTTGTGCCATGTTATTGGTCAATGGATCATTCGGTATGATGAACCGCGCCGCACCTCAGCTTAACGTGTTTGCGCTTGGCTTCCCGATGACCATGCTATTAGGACTAATTTGTTTATTAATCACCACATCAGGGATCCCAGAGAACTTCACTCGCTTAAGCAGTGAAACTCTCTCCCTGATGCTGACCTTAGAGGAGGCGCATCCGTGA
- the flhB gene encoding flagellar biosynthesis protein FlhB, producing MSENSSQDKTEQPSQQKLRKAREDGNLPRSKELVTALMTLGSALLLTAFGGTLAEMFRQVTLLNMRLSKEAAFDTKIMLQNLSESLWLMVSAIGPMLGLLVLITIFANLLRGGWNLSAKSAQPKFSKLNPISGIKRMFSTKSLAELVKSILKVTLIIATLVLLIKNTLNDIVNLQRLPLPEAMLQTVDFLWLGLFSFGLALLFIAILELPYSGWEYTKQLKMTKQEVKEESKNSEGRPEVKARIRQLQQQMSQRSLTQTVPQADVVITNPTHYAVALKYDLDKAGAPFVIAKGVDQMALQIQQVARRHDCPVVEIPPLTRAVYYSTNEWQEVPAPLYVAVAHILTFVFQMKEYQKGRQPSKPEFPRVSIPRELRR from the coding sequence GTGAGTGAGAATAGCAGTCAGGACAAAACGGAACAGCCCAGTCAACAGAAATTACGTAAAGCCAGAGAGGACGGTAATCTCCCTCGTTCAAAAGAGCTGGTGACCGCATTAATGACACTGGGTAGTGCACTACTACTGACGGCCTTTGGTGGCACCTTGGCGGAAATGTTTCGTCAAGTTACCCTACTGAATATGCGGTTATCTAAAGAAGCCGCTTTTGACACTAAAATCATGCTTCAGAACCTCAGTGAAAGTTTATGGTTAATGGTATCAGCCATTGGCCCTATGCTAGGGCTACTGGTGCTCATTACCATTTTCGCCAATCTACTTCGCGGGGGCTGGAACCTGTCGGCAAAATCAGCCCAGCCCAAATTCTCCAAGCTTAATCCTATTTCAGGGATTAAGCGGATGTTCTCGACCAAGTCATTAGCTGAACTGGTTAAAAGTATTCTCAAGGTCACCTTGATTATCGCCACCTTGGTGCTGTTAATTAAAAACACCCTTAACGACATTGTGAATTTACAACGCTTACCGCTACCCGAAGCCATGCTACAAACCGTCGATTTTTTATGGCTTGGGCTGTTTAGCTTTGGTTTGGCACTGCTGTTCATTGCGATTTTAGAACTGCCATATTCGGGCTGGGAGTACACCAAACAGCTCAAGATGACCAAACAAGAAGTAAAAGAAGAAAGTAAAAACAGCGAAGGTCGCCCTGAAGTCAAAGCCCGAATTCGCCAGCTACAACAGCAAATGTCGCAACGTAGTTTGACCCAAACCGTGCCCCAAGCGGATGTCGTCATTACCAACCCAACGCACTATGCGGTGGCACTGAAATACGATTTAGATAAAGCTGGTGCACCCTTTGTGATCGCCAAAGGTGTCGATCAAATGGCGCTCCAAATTCAGCAAGTGGCACGCCGCCATGATTGCCCTGTGGTAGAAATTCCGCCGCTTACCCGTGCTGTGTATTACTCCACTAATGAATGGCAGGAAGTGCCTGCTCCTTTATATGTCGCCGTTGCACATATTCTGACGTTTGTTTTCCAAATGAAAGAATATCAAAAAGGGCGTCAGCCAAGTAAACCTGAATTTCCACGGGTCTCTATTCCCCGAGAACTTCGTCGTTAA
- a CDS encoding sigma-54-dependent transcriptional regulator, producing the protein MTRKIWQVLMFHPQHAVLDNVLANGEAEGYQLSRVTNPMDCLNTLDQQVWDLLLVPACLEDGSEAADIIALVRRHGYDGSIAVLSELPHATQVSRALQVGATDYLLIPFGHTHLGQLVQRIMQTSQSCSSMVAKAPQSKQLLQLAQRVAQTDASVLINGESGTGKEVLASFIHNASPRSQAPFVAINCAAIPETMIESILFGHAKGAFTGASSAQPGKLEIANGGTLLLDEIAELPLGLQTKLLRVLQEKEVERLGSHQKINLDIRVLAATNQDLEKAVAEGRFRADLYYRLNVFPLCCASLRDRTEDIIPLAKHLLKRHMMLGQESTHFTDSAKRALTAYTWPGNVRELENIIQRALVMSHGCLIRAQDLMLPGQPLVTEPESTPPDELVAMNGTTTVMPIEHQPLSVDAVSEVVTNNRPNLQKSRKLAEFNTIIETLRRFNGHRSKTAEELGVSTRALRYKLQTMREQGMDVEQILTNQSAELSANNYNFS; encoded by the coding sequence ATGACAAGGAAAATTTGGCAAGTACTGATGTTTCACCCCCAGCATGCCGTTCTTGATAACGTTTTGGCGAATGGTGAAGCGGAAGGCTATCAACTTAGTCGAGTCACTAATCCGATGGATTGTTTAAATACTCTCGATCAGCAAGTTTGGGATCTTCTATTGGTTCCTGCGTGTCTGGAAGATGGTAGTGAAGCGGCGGATATTATTGCGTTAGTGCGTCGTCATGGCTATGACGGCTCGATTGCCGTGCTATCTGAATTGCCGCATGCCACTCAGGTAAGTCGCGCATTGCAAGTTGGTGCGACCGATTATTTACTGATCCCATTTGGCCATACGCATTTAGGGCAACTGGTTCAGCGTATTATGCAAACCAGTCAGTCGTGTTCATCCATGGTGGCAAAAGCGCCACAGAGTAAACAATTATTGCAGTTGGCACAGCGTGTTGCTCAAACCGATGCCTCTGTTTTAATCAATGGTGAAAGTGGCACTGGCAAAGAAGTGCTCGCGAGTTTTATTCATAATGCATCGCCGCGTTCACAAGCACCTTTTGTCGCGATTAACTGCGCCGCTATTCCTGAAACCATGATTGAGTCGATTTTATTTGGCCATGCCAAAGGTGCTTTTACTGGCGCGTCATCGGCGCAACCAGGCAAGCTTGAAATCGCCAACGGTGGCACACTGCTGCTGGATGAAATTGCTGAGCTGCCACTGGGATTGCAAACCAAGTTGCTGCGTGTACTGCAAGAAAAAGAAGTTGAGCGTTTAGGCAGCCACCAGAAGATTAATCTTGATATTCGTGTTCTTGCTGCCACTAATCAGGATCTAGAAAAAGCCGTTGCGGAAGGTCGCTTTAGAGCAGATCTTTACTACCGTCTAAACGTCTTTCCATTGTGCTGTGCGTCATTACGCGATCGTACGGAAGATATTATTCCACTGGCCAAGCACCTGCTTAAGCGACACATGATGCTAGGGCAAGAATCTACCCATTTTACAGATTCGGCGAAACGCGCACTGACGGCTTATACATGGCCGGGCAATGTCCGTGAACTAGAAAACATAATTCAACGCGCCTTGGTAATGAGCCATGGTTGCTTGATCCGCGCACAAGATTTGATGTTACCGGGTCAACCTTTGGTGACGGAGCCAGAGAGTACCCCCCCTGATGAGTTGGTTGCCATGAACGGGACGACAACAGTCATGCCGATTGAACACCAACCTTTAAGCGTGGATGCGGTGAGTGAGGTGGTCACGAACAACCGACCAAATTTACAAAAAAGCCGCAAGCTAGCAGAATTTAATACCATTATAGAGACCTTACGTCGCTTTAATGGCCATCGTAGTAAAACAGCAGAAGAGCTAGGTGTATCGACGCGTGCGTTACGGTACAAGCTGCAAACGATGCGTGAGCAGGGTATGGATGTAGAACAAATCCTTACGAATCAAAGCGCTGAACTTTCAGCGAATAACTATAACTTTTCTTAA
- the fliF gene encoding flagellar basal-body MS-ring/collar protein FliF translates to MTEVMKQKLVNMAGPTGMGRLFSGMRLAGLLAAIAALVTVAVVLGLWQGSSQYRPLYGEAEQFDRSQVIAVLEEKGLDYYVEPQKGSVMVDRNSLGKARLALAAAGVEAQLPAGLEILSQDSSLGTSQFVENARYRHGLEGELARSIMALDAVRNVRVHLAMPKQTLFVRRDKEQASASVILSLQPGQALSTEQVTAIVNLVAGSVPELEPDQVNVIDQQGNLLSALVGEGRHGKNSSAYLDYVQKLEATYINRASRMLRPMVGNDNFQVEVAAAVNFDRTEATEELYSPEGTVRSEFSSYDRRVGKAAQGVPGALSNRPPEEGDEEKDPNAGNERGENSRDYAMDRTMKHTYYQQGQIERLSVSVLLNGDPASFPPAKIDSIRQMLGDAMGIEAARGDSFSLHVYPFNKAEAQLLAEEPVWWMQNVWLDYLRYILSAIVALVILLVVVRPAIRQLAGERQRSKDPILDNVLPESKTGSDVATLNTNNNNTVATSDSELEAPLEKAAMTEATLSSAVVSEGSMPELPSPETGLEIQTSYLQTLSEKEPERVAHVVKQWITPKDADE, encoded by the coding sequence GTGACTGAAGTAATGAAGCAAAAATTGGTAAACATGGCAGGCCCAACAGGAATGGGACGTTTATTTTCAGGTATGCGTTTAGCGGGCTTGTTAGCGGCCATCGCAGCCTTAGTAACCGTAGCTGTCGTGTTAGGTTTATGGCAAGGCAGTAGCCAGTATCGCCCGCTTTACGGTGAAGCTGAGCAGTTTGATCGTAGCCAAGTAATTGCAGTACTTGAAGAAAAAGGATTGGATTATTACGTCGAGCCACAAAAAGGCAGCGTAATGGTTGATCGCAATAGTTTAGGTAAAGCAAGGCTGGCACTTGCTGCGGCAGGTGTTGAGGCACAATTACCTGCAGGCCTTGAAATTCTTAGCCAAGATTCAAGTTTAGGTACTAGTCAATTTGTTGAAAATGCTCGTTACCGTCATGGTCTTGAAGGTGAATTAGCGCGCAGTATTATGGCGCTGGATGCTGTGCGTAACGTTCGTGTTCACTTGGCGATGCCCAAGCAAACGTTGTTTGTACGCCGCGATAAAGAGCAAGCTTCAGCATCGGTCATTCTTTCATTACAACCAGGCCAAGCTTTGAGCACAGAGCAGGTCACCGCGATTGTTAACCTTGTCGCGGGTAGTGTTCCCGAGCTTGAACCTGATCAAGTTAACGTGATCGATCAACAAGGTAATTTGTTGTCAGCGTTAGTCGGTGAAGGCCGTCATGGTAAAAACAGTAGCGCCTACTTAGATTACGTTCAAAAACTTGAAGCGACTTACATTAATCGCGCTTCACGCATGTTGCGTCCTATGGTCGGTAACGACAACTTCCAAGTTGAAGTGGCTGCGGCAGTGAACTTTGACCGCACTGAAGCCACAGAGGAACTGTATTCGCCTGAAGGTACTGTACGTTCAGAATTCTCTTCTTACGATCGCCGCGTGGGCAAGGCAGCCCAAGGTGTACCGGGTGCTTTAAGTAATCGTCCACCGGAAGAAGGCGATGAAGAAAAAGATCCAAATGCAGGTAATGAGCGTGGTGAAAATTCACGTGATTACGCCATGGATCGCACCATGAAACATACTTATTACCAGCAAGGCCAGATTGAACGCTTAAGTGTATCTGTGTTGCTAAATGGTGATCCTGCCAGCTTCCCTCCAGCTAAAATTGACAGTATTCGCCAAATGTTGGGCGATGCGATGGGTATTGAAGCTGCACGTGGCGATAGTTTTAGCCTGCATGTTTATCCGTTTAATAAAGCGGAAGCTCAGCTATTGGCGGAAGAGCCTGTGTGGTGGATGCAAAATGTATGGTTGGATTACTTACGATACATTTTATCTGCGATTGTCGCGTTAGTTATTTTACTTGTTGTGGTGCGTCCAGCTATTCGCCAATTAGCAGGTGAGCGTCAGCGCAGTAAAGATCCGATACTGGATAATGTTTTACCTGAGAGTAAAACTGGCAGCGACGTGGCGACACTCAATACCAACAATAACAATACAGTGGCAACCTCAGACAGTGAATTAGAAGCGCCGCTAGAAAAAGCCGCAATGACGGAAGCAACGTTAAGCTCAGCGGTGGTATCTGAAGGTAGTATGCCTGAGCTGCCAAGCCCTGAAACGGGTTTAGAAATTCAAACCTCTTACTTGCAGACATTATCGGAAAAAGAACCGGAACGTGTCGCTCATGTTGTTAAACAATGGATAACCCCGAAAGATGCAGACGAATAA
- a CDS encoding flagellar biosynthetic protein FliQ: MGSEFVAAFFGDALVIIISMVCVLIVPSLLVGLVVSIFQAATQINEQTLSFLPRLLVTLAMLGFAGPWLLRTLGDLFTRLFLDIPHLIG, encoded by the coding sequence ATGGGTTCAGAATTTGTAGCGGCATTTTTTGGTGATGCACTCGTTATCATCATCAGCATGGTGTGCGTATTAATTGTGCCAAGCCTTTTGGTTGGTCTTGTGGTCAGTATTTTTCAAGCCGCCACCCAAATCAATGAACAAACGCTGAGTTTTCTCCCGCGCTTACTGGTTACTTTGGCTATGCTGGGGTTTGCTGGCCCTTGGCTACTGCGCACATTGGGTGATTTATTTACCCGTCTGTTCCTCGATATTCCACATTTAATCGGTTAA
- a CDS encoding MotY family protein, giving the protein MVCNRIIVTLMLIASCAVNARENKWMAALDDSGWDFYGSKTSCVISHEIRDFGSVKLISEAGEKTRLKIKSTKIKPFINIVDVESVSPFWTSTPAVKLYSKTQAQRSQSADELIINNAENVINELNHGRWVKVTLTDDRQKNSSVVIQNINLTEPMAEFQQCKNQLIAYNYQQIRDSEFYFNAASSSLNKQDINKLKGIAEYIRIDAQVQKVLVDGYSDQLGQFSSKMRISRQRAEEVAAMLIELGVPRKLLQIRSHGDRYLVSTESNSQALQSNRRATVRLVRKSGAGS; this is encoded by the coding sequence ATGGTTTGCAATAGAATCATTGTCACTCTTATGCTGATTGCTTCCTGTGCAGTTAATGCGCGAGAAAATAAATGGATGGCAGCATTAGACGATAGTGGGTGGGATTTTTATGGTAGTAAAACTTCTTGTGTTATTTCTCATGAGATCCGAGATTTTGGTTCAGTGAAACTTATTTCTGAAGCAGGGGAAAAAACACGCTTAAAGATAAAATCCACTAAAATTAAGCCATTTATTAATATTGTTGATGTGGAATCAGTATCACCATTTTGGACATCGACTCCAGCTGTTAAGTTATATTCAAAAACCCAGGCTCAACGTTCTCAATCTGCTGATGAATTAATAATAAACAATGCTGAGAATGTTATTAATGAGTTAAATCATGGCCGATGGGTTAAAGTTACTTTGACGGATGACCGTCAAAAAAACAGCAGTGTAGTAATTCAAAATATTAATTTAACTGAGCCGATGGCTGAGTTTCAGCAATGTAAAAATCAATTAATAGCATATAACTATCAACAAATTAGAGATTCTGAATTTTATTTTAATGCCGCGTCTTCAAGCTTAAATAAGCAAGATATTAACAAGCTAAAAGGGATTGCTGAATATATTCGTATTGATGCACAGGTTCAGAAAGTGTTAGTTGATGGTTATTCCGATCAATTAGGGCAATTCAGTAGCAAGATGCGTATTTCTCGCCAGCGAGCCGAGGAAGTTGCTGCCATGCTGATTGAGCTTGGCGTTCCTCGTAAGTTGTTGCAGATCCGTTCTCATGGTGATCGCTATTTAGTGAGTACCGAAAGCAATTCTCAAGCGTTGCAATCAAATCGTCGTGCCACGGTTCGACTGGTAAGAAAATCAGGAGCAGGCTCATGA